A window of the Burkholderiales bacterium genome harbors these coding sequences:
- a CDS encoding CBS domain-containing protein, whose product MTSTSNMALSLIDATIDRLTRHAPFDGMERADLQFLAARLKIAYFSSGTVILEPAPDAPDFLYIIKQGAVLTEGVSGDSGSALGLHEGECFPIGALLSSRAVTSVYRASQDTFCYLLTRAAFNELMQRSPIFQSFCTQRIAHMLQNALTSVQADAVLQSSQAPLTRRLAQAVGEAPFTCDESTPIRAALELMYREGAGSILVTRGEAQLAGIFTLRDLLGRVTLAGAPLSAPIASVMTPDPITLPPEAFAFEAALAMTRHGIHRVVIADGGKPIGVVSEKDLFSLQRIGLTEISLALRTAATLPTLVSLAGDIRGLARNLLAQGVSAAHLTQILSMLNDLLSQRVIELELQAAGLDVSCFCWIALGSEGRREHTLASDQDNGIIFADPAEGDEDAMRDQLVPVARRINEALAQCGFPLCRGEVMASNRKWCLSLAEWKAAFQQWILQGDPESLLNATIFFDFRPLHGDARLAEALRAWLNQAAADNDRFLYQMAGNALTNRPPLAIVRDFAVSQDAEHPGTIDLKVNGAGVFVETARIFALAHGVSHTSTADRLRQTALRRNSPTAESEAWVEAFQFVQLMRLRHQQRQLARNAAPDNHVDPDTLNPLDRRILKESLRLAKTLQNRLALDYRL is encoded by the coding sequence ATGACCTCCACCTCCAACATGGCCCTCAGCCTGATCGATGCGACCATCGACCGGCTGACCCGGCACGCGCCGTTCGACGGCATGGAGCGGGCGGATCTACAGTTTCTGGCGGCGCGTCTCAAGATCGCTTATTTTTCGTCCGGCACCGTCATTCTCGAGCCCGCGCCAGACGCTCCCGATTTTCTATACATCATCAAGCAAGGCGCGGTGCTGACCGAGGGCGTCTCAGGGGATTCCGGGTCAGCTCTGGGGCTACACGAAGGCGAGTGCTTCCCGATAGGCGCACTGCTGTCGAGTCGTGCGGTTACCAGCGTCTATCGCGCTTCGCAAGACACGTTTTGCTATCTGTTGACGCGCGCTGCGTTCAATGAGCTGATGCAGCGATCCCCCATTTTCCAGTCGTTCTGTACGCAGCGCATTGCCCACATGTTGCAAAACGCCCTCACCAGCGTGCAGGCTGATGCCGTGCTGCAAAGTAGTCAGGCGCCTCTCACGCGTCGGCTCGCGCAGGCAGTGGGCGAAGCGCCTTTTACCTGCGACGAAAGCACACCGATCCGGGCGGCGCTGGAACTCATGTATCGCGAGGGGGCAGGTTCGATTCTGGTGACCCGGGGCGAAGCGCAGCTGGCCGGCATTTTTACATTGCGCGATCTACTTGGCCGGGTAACCTTGGCCGGCGCGCCCCTTAGCGCGCCGATCGCCAGCGTGATGACGCCCGATCCGATCACCTTGCCGCCCGAAGCTTTCGCCTTCGAAGCGGCGCTTGCCATGACCCGGCACGGCATTCACCGCGTCGTCATCGCCGACGGTGGCAAACCAATCGGCGTGGTCTCCGAGAAGGATCTGTTTTCGTTACAGCGCATCGGCCTCACCGAAATCAGCCTGGCGTTACGCACCGCCGCTACGCTTCCGACTCTGGTTTCACTCGCAGGCGACATCCGTGGACTGGCGCGCAACCTGCTCGCACAAGGCGTCAGCGCCGCGCATCTGACACAAATTCTCTCGATGCTGAATGACCTACTGTCGCAGCGCGTGATCGAACTGGAGCTGCAGGCCGCTGGCCTCGATGTCTCGTGCTTCTGCTGGATCGCACTCGGCAGTGAAGGGCGGCGCGAGCATACGCTAGCGTCCGATCAGGACAACGGCATCATTTTCGCCGATCCGGCCGAGGGCGACGAAGACGCCATGCGCGACCAGCTGGTTCCGGTGGCGCGGCGCATCAACGAAGCGCTCGCGCAGTGTGGCTTCCCGCTTTGCCGCGGCGAAGTGATGGCGAGCAACCGCAAGTGGTGCTTGAGCCTCGCCGAGTGGAAGGCTGCGTTCCAGCAATGGATCTTGCAGGGCGATCCGGAGTCGCTGCTCAACGCCACTATCTTTTTCGATTTTCGCCCGCTTCACGGCGACGCCCGTCTCGCCGAAGCGCTGCGCGCGTGGCTGAACCAGGCGGCAGCCGATAACGACCGCTTCCTCTATCAGATGGCCGGGAATGCACTGACCAATCGGCCGCCGTTGGCCATAGTGCGGGATTTTGCGGTCTCCCAAGATGCAGAGCATCCGGGCACCATCGATCTCAAAGTCAATGGCGCCGGCGTGTTTGTCGAGACTGCCCGTATCTTCGCATTGGCGCACGGTGTGTCGCACACCAGCACCGCCGACCGACTTCGCCAGACCGCGCTTCGGCGCAATTCTCCCACGGCGGAATCGGAGGCGTGGGTGGAGGCTTTCCAGTTCGTTCAGCTTATGCGGCTACGACACCAGCAGCGGCAACTGGCGCGCAACGCCGCGCCGGACAATCATGTCGATCCGGATACGCTGAACCCGCTCGATCGGCGCATTCTCAAGGAATCGCTGCGCCTGGCCAAGACTTTGCAAAACCGGCTCGCGCTCGATTACCGTCTATGA